A section of the Deinococcus taeanensis genome encodes:
- the hutI gene encoding imidazolonepropionase — protein sequence MTGTATLFTNISQLVTPGVGVQRGAAMRDLTVIPDAALLVQDGVIQWVGARADAPATPDERDLGGVAVVPGLIDPHTHAVWAGDRLADFEARVQGVPYEEILARGGGIRSSMRATGAASVEELVTLARPRLTALQASGATTTEVKSGYGLDFGAEKRMLQAIRVLQAEFALVPTLLIHVPPTDDRAGYVQAVCRDLIPEVAREGLATAVDVFCEREAFTVDETRAVLEAARAHGLRTKLHADQFHAIGGTELACDLGALSVDHLEASGDAQIAALAASDTVATILPGVTLHLGLNAAPGRSLIDAGAAVAVGTDLNPGSSPVFSTQLALALAVRLCHLTPAEALTAATVNAAAAVGLRDRGALAPGQRADFLTLHSADWRDLAYTLGAHPARAVYTGGHAR from the coding sequence ATGACGGGCACGGCAACGCTGTTCACCAACATCAGCCAGCTCGTCACGCCGGGTGTGGGCGTGCAGCGTGGTGCGGCCATGCGTGACCTGACCGTCATCCCCGACGCGGCGCTCCTCGTTCAGGACGGCGTCATTCAGTGGGTGGGCGCGCGCGCCGACGCCCCGGCCACGCCGGACGAGCGGGACCTGGGAGGCGTAGCAGTCGTCCCGGGCCTGATCGACCCGCACACGCATGCCGTGTGGGCCGGGGATCGCCTCGCGGACTTCGAAGCGCGCGTGCAGGGCGTCCCTTACGAGGAGATCCTGGCGCGCGGTGGCGGTATCCGCAGCAGCATGCGCGCCACCGGCGCCGCCAGCGTCGAGGAACTCGTGACGCTCGCCCGGCCCCGCCTCACGGCCCTGCAGGCGTCCGGCGCCACCACCACCGAAGTAAAAAGCGGGTACGGCCTGGACTTCGGCGCTGAGAAACGCATGCTTCAGGCAATCCGGGTCCTTCAGGCGGAATTTGCGCTCGTGCCGACCCTCCTCATTCACGTTCCTCCCACCGATGACCGCGCCGGGTACGTGCAGGCTGTCTGCCGGGACCTGATTCCCGAGGTGGCCCGGGAAGGTCTCGCCACCGCCGTGGACGTATTCTGTGAGCGTGAAGCGTTTACCGTTGACGAAACCCGCGCGGTCCTGGAGGCCGCCCGCGCTCACGGTCTGCGCACTAAACTGCACGCCGATCAGTTCCACGCCATCGGCGGCACGGAACTCGCCTGCGACCTCGGCGCCCTGAGTGTGGATCACCTGGAAGCCAGCGGCGACGCGCAGATCGCCGCGCTTGCCGCGTCGGACACCGTGGCGACCATCCTGCCGGGCGTGACCCTGCACCTGGGCCTGAATGCCGCGCCGGGCCGTTCCCTGATTGACGCGGGGGCCGCGGTGGCGGTCGGCACTGACCTGAACCCCGGTTCGTCCCCCGTGTTCAGCACCCAGCTGGCCTTGGCCCTCGCCGTGCGTCTGTGTCACCTCACGCCTGCCGAGGCGCTCACCGCCGCCACGGTGAATGCCGCCGCAGCAGTGGGCCTGCGCGACCGCGGCGCCCTCGCGCCGGGCCAGCGCGCCGACTTTCTCACCCTGCACAGCGCCGACTGGCGCGACCTGGCCTACACCCTGGGTGCGCACCCGGCGCGCGCCGTCTACACCGGCGGCCATGCACGCTGA
- a CDS encoding lycopene cyclase family protein produces MILPADTHALIIGGGPAALAMTGALRGEGLSVRVITPHAPTAFPATYGAWLDDLPGWARSCAAHVWTDVRVYTGPEPTPLLRPYALLDNARLLRALLARASGSVWTCDHVLGAQPAGALWAVTTRSGVTYRAAFLVDASGHHPVLQPPVHPGGAALQTAYGLTARFERPPSPPGAMVWMDHRAPHGPHPHPTFLYAMHLGGDRYFVEETSLIARPAPTRSDLRGRLHARLRAQGTPPGEILAEEWVSFPMNAAAPAAHGPLAFGAAGGMVHPISGFQVTAALRAAPLVARAAAAALAGGDDPHRAAWAALWPAPRRAERDVHLLGVQALLTLPPEALSPFFQAFFALPAEQWRAFLDPGTPAGTLARIMLRLFVALPARARLPLTRAALARPRSSVTALRAAMKVTSRVSHPLHGAVPQAERMTHPDLPLDDDTRDHEDTSQTEPVTEGMQGSTGSTDANGLDPNADLGEKVEELRENLRAMTRTDR; encoded by the coding sequence GTGATCCTGCCGGCCGACACCCACGCCCTCATCATCGGGGGCGGGCCCGCCGCACTTGCCATGACCGGCGCGTTGCGCGGCGAGGGGCTCAGTGTGCGTGTGATCACCCCGCACGCCCCCACCGCGTTTCCCGCCACGTACGGCGCCTGGCTCGACGACCTGCCCGGCTGGGCCCGCTCGTGCGCGGCGCACGTGTGGACGGACGTGCGCGTGTACACCGGGCCGGAACCCACGCCCCTGCTGCGCCCGTACGCCCTGCTGGACAACGCCCGGCTGCTGCGCGCGCTCCTGGCCCGGGCCTCCGGGTCGGTGTGGACGTGCGATCACGTGCTTGGCGCTCAGCCTGCCGGGGCCCTGTGGGCCGTCACCACCCGCAGCGGCGTCACGTACCGCGCCGCGTTCCTCGTGGATGCCAGCGGCCACCACCCGGTCCTGCAGCCGCCCGTGCACCCGGGCGGCGCGGCCCTTCAGACCGCGTACGGCCTGACCGCGCGGTTCGAGCGGCCACCCAGCCCGCCCGGCGCGATGGTGTGGATGGATCACCGCGCGCCGCACGGACCCCACCCGCACCCCACGTTCCTGTACGCCATGCACCTGGGCGGCGACCGGTACTTCGTGGAGGAAACCAGCCTGATCGCCCGCCCCGCCCCCACCCGCAGTGACCTGCGCGGACGACTTCACGCGCGGCTGCGCGCCCAGGGCACCCCCCCGGGCGAGATCCTGGCCGAGGAGTGGGTGTCGTTTCCCATGAACGCCGCGGCGCCCGCCGCGCACGGGCCGCTGGCCTTCGGCGCGGCCGGAGGTATGGTGCACCCCATCAGCGGGTTTCAGGTCACGGCGGCGCTGCGCGCAGCGCCCCTCGTGGCCCGCGCCGCCGCCGCCGCCCTGGCCGGCGGGGACGACCCCCACCGCGCGGCGTGGGCGGCCCTGTGGCCCGCGCCCCGGCGGGCAGAGCGCGACGTGCACCTGCTGGGCGTGCAGGCCCTCCTGACCCTCCCGCCCGAGGCCCTGAGTCCGTTCTTTCAGGCGTTCTTCGCGCTGCCGGCAGAACAGTGGCGGGCGTTCCTGGACCCCGGCACGCCGGCCGGAACGCTGGCGCGCATCATGCTGAGGCTGTTCGTGGCCCTGCCCGCCCGGGCCCGCCTGCCCCTGACCCGCGCGGCCCTGGCCCGGCCGCGCAGCAGCGTCACGGCGCTGCGGGCGGCCATGAAGGTCACTTCCCGCGTTTCCCATCCTCTGCACGGAGCGGTCCCGCAGGCTGAGCGTATGACCCACCCGGACCTTCCCCTCGATGACGACACCCGCGACCATGAGGACACCAGTCAGACCGAACCGGTGACCGAAGGCATGCAGGGCTCGACCGGCAGTACCGACGCCAACGGCCTTGACCCGAATGCCGACCTGGGTGAGAAGGTCGAGGAACTTCGCGAGAACCTGCGCGCAATGACCCGCACGGACCGCTGA
- a CDS encoding inorganic diphosphatase → MSGSGTPAWLGVVEWTAGTHERFIWRGGVLEPLRTEARPAPVNYGCLPGTLNPADNAEVDAVWLGPPRPVGEEVTAAPAGLLHLLDGDHKVIFSDAPLNPEALTGLLSWFPPDRGAVVQPAAAAWAWLTQLEKTGRHPGG, encoded by the coding sequence TTGAGCGGAAGCGGCACCCCCGCCTGGCTCGGCGTGGTCGAATGGACGGCCGGCACGCACGAGCGTTTCATCTGGCGCGGCGGGGTCCTGGAGCCGCTGCGCACGGAAGCGCGGCCCGCGCCGGTAAACTACGGGTGCCTGCCGGGCACGCTGAACCCCGCCGATAACGCCGAGGTGGACGCCGTGTGGCTGGGTCCCCCCCGCCCGGTCGGCGAGGAGGTCACGGCCGCGCCCGCCGGACTGCTGCACCTGCTGGACGGGGATCACAAGGTGATTTTCAGCGACGCGCCCCTGAACCCGGAGGCGCTGACGGGGCTGCTGTCCTGGTTTCCGCCGGACCGGGGCGCGGTGGTGCAGCCGGCCGCGGCCGCCTGGGCGTGGCTGACGCAGCTGGAGAAAACCGGCCGTCACCCCGGGGGCTGA
- the sdaAB gene encoding L-serine ammonia-lyase, iron-sulfur-dependent subunit beta, whose product MSLLDMIGPVMIGPSSSHTAGACRLGLVAHHLLGEAPAQARIGLHASFAKTGRGHGTHLALIAGLLGFAPDDARLPQAFEVAAQAGLTFEFHDADLGDVHPNTALLDVRGAAQRVTVQGSSTGGGVIQVTHVQGLGVNFSGASPTVLLRYTDAVGMIARIATTIAADGVNIATLTCTRETRGGQALLAVELDQALSPEALAFLNRWPDVNWVRMLPKLMDG is encoded by the coding sequence ATGTCCCTCCTCGACATGATCGGTCCCGTGATGATCGGCCCCAGCAGCAGCCACACGGCGGGCGCGTGCCGGCTGGGACTGGTCGCGCACCACCTGCTGGGCGAGGCCCCGGCGCAGGCCCGCATCGGCCTGCACGCCTCCTTCGCCAAGACCGGACGGGGACACGGCACGCACCTCGCGCTAATTGCCGGCCTGCTGGGGTTCGCGCCGGATGACGCCCGGCTGCCCCAGGCCTTCGAAGTGGCGGCGCAGGCGGGCCTGACCTTTGAGTTTCACGACGCGGACCTGGGCGACGTTCACCCGAACACCGCCCTGCTGGACGTCCGGGGCGCGGCGCAGCGCGTCACCGTGCAGGGCAGCAGCACGGGCGGCGGCGTGATTCAGGTGACGCACGTGCAGGGCCTCGGCGTGAACTTCAGCGGCGCGAGCCCCACGGTGCTGCTGCGCTACACCGACGCGGTCGGCATGATCGCCCGCATTGCCACCACCATCGCCGCAGACGGCGTGAACATCGCCACGCTGACCTGCACGCGCGAAACCCGCGGCGGGCAGGCGCTGCTGGCCGTGGAACTCGACCAGGCCCTGAGCCCTGAGGCGCTGGCCTTCCTGAACCGCTGGCCGGACGTGAACTGGGTGCGGATGCTGCCCAAGCTCATGGACGGCTGA
- a CDS encoding IclR family transcriptional regulator, with translation MAVLTAFDADHTEWRLSDLARHLDLPTSTLHEQLTALTATGLLLRAGRGRYRLGWRLLKLSSALYGSLPWYAPAHDAMEDVARALHHLAFLCVMDGEARVLCIARSVQGRDGPPVAGELDFELPAHASASGKLLLALAGRALPGGVPAFTDRTVTRAGDWAREAQEIRAQGYAVTRDEWAAGTGSLAVPIRDADGRVLAALGVSLPTTRLRTPDTLLRVVQDAADRVSWGLGWRSR, from the coding sequence GTGGCTGTCCTTACGGCCTTCGACGCGGATCACACCGAGTGGCGCCTGTCTGATCTGGCCCGGCACCTTGACCTGCCCACCTCCACACTGCATGAGCAGCTCACCGCCCTGACGGCCACGGGGCTGCTGCTGCGCGCCGGGCGCGGCCGGTACCGGCTGGGGTGGCGGCTGCTGAAACTGTCCAGCGCCCTGTACGGCAGCCTGCCGTGGTACGCCCCGGCGCACGACGCGATGGAGGACGTGGCCCGCGCCCTGCATCACCTGGCGTTCCTGTGCGTCATGGATGGCGAGGCCCGGGTGCTGTGCATTGCGCGCAGCGTGCAGGGCCGCGACGGACCGCCCGTGGCCGGCGAGCTGGACTTCGAACTGCCGGCGCATGCGTCGGCGAGCGGGAAGCTGCTGCTGGCCCTGGCCGGGCGGGCCCTGCCCGGCGGCGTGCCCGCGTTCACGGACCGGACCGTGACCCGCGCCGGCGACTGGGCGCGTGAGGCGCAGGAGATCCGTGCCCAGGGGTACGCCGTGACGCGCGACGAGTGGGCGGCCGGCACCGGCAGTCTGGCCGTTCCCATCCGTGACGCGGACGGCCGGGTGCTGGCCGCGCTGGGCGTGAGTCTGCCCACCACCCGCCTGCGGACGCCGGACACGCTGCTGCGGGTGGTGCAGGACGCCGCGGACCGCGTCAGCTGGGGTCTGGGCTGGCGTTCGCGATAA
- a CDS encoding EAL domain-containing protein, which yields MTRSVLPDPAPAPQDATLLARLQALEAGMYRTPEVSRGEIRTLLAEAQRTKDLHAEAHAHLLLAGCALYTGQLPEVLSTLSTCLTLAVQVQDRPLEARVLNGLGLGYDRTGQYSRALEAYLQSLRITQEIGDRTGSFRALNNLASLYSDTGNLTQALAFHEQALQIAEALREPVMLASSMTHLLLIHDRLGHPDDVLALAEEHLNLIQEVGPPRWTSTAQECVASALLARGRAPEALSVALVNLDAARARQDHEGTCRLATAGARALLALNRPDEAEPLLHESLTLSREVGSRPVEIRALESLAALHELRGEHQQALTVARQHFVLERQLHAHEVDARSHLLTAEIRLELLNREAEIERLRNVELARANQQLQETQQVLLHRATHDPLTGVSNRAHFHQVTHDTLSSLSDGELAALIFIDLDGFKRVNDTLGHPAGDNLLQQVARRLQGAVRSSDLVGRMGGDEFTVLLRRVTVRQDVTLVAQKLADALAEPFTLGGQNVNLTASVGCAVAPDDGRDAEALQQHADMAMYRVKRSGGNRVLHFESGMGEPGEQELLERDLRLALDRGELLLHYQGRYALRGPALVGFEALIRWQHPQRGLIPPGVFIPVAEDTRVILQIGEWVLREACTQAVTWDFARRGLSMSVNVSPLQFELPHFVDTVCAALSASGLPAQHLILEITESLVMRDLERAQSHIHALKALGVQIAMDDFGTGYSSLSVLESLPFDQLKIDRSFTRHLSGERRGRVAALMTAMIHLAQTLDMTVTVEGVEEHTQKDLLTELGCDHVQGFLLARPVPSAQAGALIANASPDPS from the coding sequence TTGACCCGATCCGTACTTCCCGACCCCGCCCCGGCCCCCCAGGACGCCACGCTCCTGGCTCGCCTGCAGGCGCTGGAGGCCGGAATGTACCGCACCCCGGAGGTGTCCCGCGGCGAGATCCGCACGCTGCTCGCTGAGGCCCAGCGCACAAAAGACCTGCACGCCGAGGCGCACGCCCACCTGCTGCTGGCCGGCTGCGCGCTGTACACCGGGCAGCTGCCCGAGGTGCTCAGCACCCTGAGCACCTGCCTGACGCTGGCCGTGCAGGTTCAGGACCGGCCCCTGGAAGCGCGGGTCCTGAACGGCCTGGGCCTGGGGTACGACCGCACCGGCCAGTACAGCCGCGCGCTTGAAGCGTACCTGCAGAGCCTGCGCATCACGCAGGAGATCGGGGACCGGACCGGCAGTTTCCGGGCCCTGAATAACCTCGCGAGCCTGTACAGCGACACCGGGAACCTCACCCAGGCCCTGGCGTTTCACGAGCAGGCCCTGCAGATCGCTGAGGCGCTGCGGGAACCCGTGATGCTCGCGTCCTCCATGACGCACCTGCTGCTGATTCACGACCGCCTGGGGCACCCGGACGACGTGCTCGCACTGGCCGAAGAGCACCTGAACCTGATCCAGGAGGTGGGACCGCCGCGCTGGACCTCCACCGCGCAGGAATGCGTGGCGTCCGCCCTGCTTGCCCGTGGCCGCGCGCCCGAAGCCCTGAGCGTCGCCCTGGTCAACCTGGACGCCGCGCGCGCCCGGCAGGATCACGAGGGCACCTGCCGCCTCGCCACGGCCGGCGCGCGCGCCCTGCTGGCCCTGAACCGCCCCGACGAAGCCGAGCCGCTGCTGCACGAGAGCCTCACCCTGAGCCGCGAGGTGGGCAGCCGCCCCGTGGAGATCCGCGCCCTGGAAAGTCTCGCGGCGCTGCACGAACTGCGCGGCGAGCATCAGCAGGCGCTGACCGTCGCGCGCCAGCACTTCGTGCTGGAACGGCAGCTGCACGCCCATGAGGTCGACGCCCGCTCGCACCTCCTGACCGCCGAGATCCGCCTGGAACTCCTGAACCGCGAAGCGGAAATCGAGCGGCTGCGGAACGTGGAACTCGCCCGCGCCAACCAGCAGCTGCAGGAGACGCAGCAGGTGCTGCTGCACCGCGCCACGCACGACCCCCTCACCGGCGTGTCCAACCGCGCGCACTTTCATCAGGTCACGCACGACACGCTCTCCAGCCTGAGTGACGGGGAGCTGGCCGCACTGATCTTCATTGACCTGGACGGGTTCAAACGCGTCAACGACACCCTGGGGCACCCGGCCGGAGACAACCTGCTGCAGCAGGTGGCGCGCCGCCTGCAGGGCGCGGTACGCAGCTCCGACCTCGTGGGCCGCATGGGCGGCGACGAGTTCACCGTGCTGCTGCGCCGCGTGACCGTCCGGCAGGACGTCACGCTCGTGGCCCAGAAACTTGCCGACGCGCTGGCTGAACCGTTCACCCTGGGCGGGCAGAACGTGAACCTGACGGCGTCGGTCGGGTGCGCCGTGGCGCCCGACGACGGCCGGGACGCCGAAGCCCTCCAGCAGCACGCGGATATGGCGATGTACCGCGTCAAGCGCAGCGGCGGCAACCGCGTCCTGCACTTCGAGAGCGGCATGGGCGAACCCGGCGAGCAGGAGCTGCTGGAACGTGACCTGCGCCTCGCCCTGGACCGCGGGGAACTGCTGCTGCACTACCAGGGCCGCTACGCGCTGCGCGGCCCGGCCCTGGTGGGGTTTGAGGCCCTGATCCGCTGGCAGCACCCGCAGCGCGGCCTGATTCCGCCCGGCGTGTTCATCCCGGTCGCGGAGGACACGCGCGTCATCCTGCAGATCGGAGAGTGGGTGCTGCGCGAGGCGTGCACGCAGGCCGTGACGTGGGACTTCGCGCGGCGGGGCCTGAGCATGTCCGTGAACGTCTCCCCGCTGCAGTTTGAACTGCCGCACTTCGTGGACACAGTCTGTGCCGCGCTCAGCGCCTCCGGACTCCCGGCGCAACACCTGATCCTGGAAATCACCGAGAGTCTCGTCATGCGTGACCTCGAACGCGCGCAGTCGCACATCCACGCGCTGAAGGCCCTGGGCGTACAGATCGCCATGGACGACTTCGGCACCGGGTACAGCAGCCTCAGCGTGCTGGAGTCGCTCCCGTTCGATCAGCTGAAAATCGACCGGTCCTTCACCCGCCACCTGTCTGGCGAGCGTCGAGGGCGCGTCGCGGCCCTCATGACCGCCATGATTCACCTCGCGCAGACCCTGGACATGACCGTGACCGTGGAGGGCGTCGAGGAACACACCCAGAAAGACCTGCTGACCGAACTCGGCTGCGACCACGTCCAGGGGTTCCTGCTGGCCCGTCCCGTGCCGTCCGCTCAGGCCGGCGCGCTTATCGCGAACGCCAGCCCAGACCCCAGCTGA
- a CDS encoding arginase family protein gives MTQPAHLPYGGIPTFARAPLVTPGGDWQADVAALGIPFDIALGFRPGARFAPRALREASLRSVPPFTGLDGVTRLSGVTFADAGDVILPSLEPELARQRISAAAESVRDRCSLPVFLGGDHSVTFPILRAFAGVPDLHVVQLDAHLDFTDTRNDTRFSNSSPFRRACEALPNLVHITTVGLRGLRFDPEAVSAARSRGHTLMPMVDVSSDLPGVLARLPRGKNVYLSVDVDGFDPSVIPGTSSPEPDGLTYAQGMRILAETARHNTIVGLDVVELAPNLDPTGRSELLMARLIMETLCAVDEFGSAQPGWTR, from the coding sequence GTGACCCAGCCCGCCCACTTGCCCTACGGCGGGATTCCCACCTTCGCCCGCGCGCCCCTGGTGACGCCGGGCGGAGACTGGCAGGCGGACGTCGCCGCGCTCGGCATTCCCTTCGACATCGCCCTGGGGTTCCGGCCCGGCGCCCGCTTCGCGCCGCGCGCCCTGCGCGAAGCGAGCCTGCGCAGCGTGCCGCCCTTCACCGGCCTGGACGGCGTGACGCGTCTGTCCGGCGTGACCTTCGCGGACGCCGGGGACGTGATCCTGCCCAGCCTGGAACCTGAGCTGGCAAGGCAGCGCATCAGCGCGGCGGCGGAATCCGTTCGTGACCGGTGCAGCCTCCCCGTCTTCCTGGGCGGTGATCACAGCGTGACCTTCCCGATCCTGCGGGCCTTTGCGGGCGTGCCCGACCTGCACGTGGTGCAGCTCGACGCGCACCTGGACTTCACGGATACCCGGAACGACACCCGCTTCAGTAACAGCAGTCCGTTCCGCCGCGCCTGCGAGGCCCTGCCGAACCTCGTGCACATCACGACTGTGGGCCTGCGAGGGCTGCGCTTCGACCCGGAAGCGGTCTCGGCGGCCCGCTCGCGTGGGCACACCCTGATGCCCATGGTGGACGTGTCCAGCGACCTGCCGGGCGTCCTGGCCCGCCTGCCCCGCGGGAAGAACGTGTATCTCAGCGTGGACGTGGACGGCTTCGACCCCAGCGTCATCCCCGGCACGAGCAGCCCCGAACCCGACGGCCTGACCTACGCGCAGGGCATGCGCATCCTGGCCGAGACAGCGCGGCACAACACCATCGTCGGCCTGGACGTCGTGGAACTCGCCCCGAACCTCGACCCCACCGGCCGCAGCGAACTGCTCATGGCGCGGCTGATCATGGAGACGCTGTGCGCTGTAGACGAATTCGGCTCCGCGCAGCCGGGGTGGACACGATGA
- the hutU gene encoding urocanate hydratase, with product MTHIAPTEPAPIIRAPRGPEKTAKGWIQEAAKRMLMNNLDPEVAEHPDTLVVYGGRGKAARNWAAFHKIVETLDRLENDETLLIQSGKPVAVLKTHEWAPRVLLANSNLVPHWANWETFDKLDQAGLMMYGQMTAGSWIYIGTQGILQGTYETFAGAARKHFGGSLKGTITVTAGLGGMGGAQPLAVKLAGGVSINIEVDPTRIQKRLDTRYLDEVAGTLEDAIRRAEEYKAQGVARSIGVQGNAAELVPQLVAMNWTPDLITDQTSAHDPMWGYLPPVSADEDPARLRSEHADEYRRRAYEAMAAHVRAILELQKRGAVAFDYGNNLRHRAFEAGVTDAFDYPGFVPAFIRDSFCEGRGPFRWVALSGDPEDIRATDRALLELFPNDERLQSWLTYAADQIAFQGLPARICWLGYKERDQAARLFNEMVADGRLKAPIVIGRDHLDAGSVASPYRETEAMLDGSDAVSDWPLLNFGVGIASGAAWMSFHHGGGVGLGFSQHSGLVALADGTPEAARRLARCLTNDPGMGVIRHADAGYDLALDVARDRGLDLPSLGVTDHTQGGQ from the coding sequence ATGACGCACATTGCCCCCACCGAACCTGCCCCCATTATCCGCGCTCCCCGCGGCCCTGAGAAAACAGCCAAGGGCTGGATTCAGGAAGCCGCCAAGCGCATGCTCATGAACAACCTTGACCCGGAGGTGGCGGAGCACCCCGATACGCTCGTCGTGTACGGCGGGCGCGGCAAAGCGGCCCGCAACTGGGCAGCCTTCCACAAGATCGTCGAAACCCTCGACCGGCTGGAAAACGACGAAACCCTCCTCATCCAGTCCGGCAAGCCCGTCGCGGTCCTGAAAACGCACGAGTGGGCGCCCCGCGTGCTGCTCGCCAACAGCAACCTCGTGCCGCACTGGGCGAACTGGGAGACCTTCGACAAACTCGACCAGGCGGGCCTGATGATGTACGGCCAGATGACGGCCGGCAGCTGGATCTACATCGGCACGCAGGGCATCCTCCAGGGCACCTACGAAACGTTCGCCGGCGCCGCCCGCAAGCACTTCGGCGGCAGCCTGAAAGGCACCATCACCGTCACCGCCGGTCTGGGCGGCATGGGCGGCGCGCAGCCGCTGGCCGTGAAACTCGCCGGGGGCGTCAGCATCAACATCGAAGTTGACCCCACCCGCATCCAGAAGCGCCTCGACACCCGCTACCTCGACGAGGTTGCCGGCACCCTGGAGGACGCCATCCGCCGCGCCGAAGAGTACAAGGCGCAGGGCGTGGCCCGGTCCATCGGCGTGCAGGGCAACGCCGCGGAACTCGTTCCGCAGCTGGTCGCGATGAACTGGACCCCGGACCTCATCACCGACCAGACCAGCGCGCACGATCCCATGTGGGGCTACCTCCCGCCCGTCAGTGCCGACGAGGACCCCGCCCGACTCCGCAGTGAGCACGCCGACGAGTACCGCCGGCGCGCGTACGAGGCCATGGCGGCACACGTGCGCGCCATCCTCGAACTTCAGAAACGTGGCGCAGTCGCGTTCGATTACGGCAACAACCTCCGTCACCGCGCCTTCGAGGCCGGCGTCACCGACGCGTTCGACTACCCGGGGTTCGTCCCGGCTTTCATTCGTGACAGTTTCTGCGAGGGCCGCGGCCCGTTCCGCTGGGTGGCCCTCAGCGGCGACCCGGAGGACATCCGCGCCACCGACCGCGCGCTGCTTGAACTCTTCCCGAACGATGAGCGCCTGCAGAGCTGGCTGACGTACGCCGCCGACCAGATCGCCTTCCAGGGCCTGCCCGCCCGGATCTGCTGGCTTGGGTACAAGGAGCGCGATCAGGCCGCCAGACTCTTCAATGAGATGGTCGCCGACGGCCGCCTGAAAGCCCCCATCGTCATCGGCCGTGACCACCTCGACGCCGGCAGTGTCGCCAGCCCGTACCGCGAAACGGAAGCCATGCTGGACGGCAGTGACGCCGTGAGCGACTGGCCCCTTCTGAACTTCGGCGTGGGGATCGCGTCAGGCGCCGCGTGGATGAGCTTCCATCACGGCGGCGGCGTCGGCCTGGGCTTCAGCCAGCACAGCGGCCTCGTGGCGCTCGCCGACGGCACCCCCGAAGCGGCGCGGCGCCTCGCGCGGTGCCTCACCAACGACCCCGGCATGGGCGTCATCCGCCACGCGGACGCCGGGTACGACCTGGCGCTCGACGTGGCCCGCGACCGCGGTCTGGACCTGCCCAGCCTCGGCGTCACCGATCACACCCAGGGCGGGCAGTGA
- a CDS encoding alpha/beta hydrolase, protein MTVNGRSTGRRALLGGAMLALAAGLAACSQRGAQDTLNLAVSTRGLTVTPDLRFGPDARHRMDVYAPQNARNAPVVLFIHGGSWEGGSKETHRFVGESLARAGYVTAVMNYRLAPMNRYPAYVQDAALALKVLREKAGVLGGHPDNLFVMGHSAGAFNAVEAVDNVRWLAEVGVPVRAVRGVIGVAGPYSYDFRQFSSARAFPEGATPDEVMPDRHVRPDAPPHLLLVAANDETVYEQNGVNMRAALQRAGVPVTYTVLPRVNHITVIAAMARPLTFLGGTRQAVIDFIETRRLR, encoded by the coding sequence ATGACTGTCAATGGACGTTCCACCGGCCGGCGCGCCCTGCTGGGCGGGGCGATGCTGGCCCTCGCGGCGGGCCTCGCCGCCTGCTCCCAGCGCGGAGCGCAGGACACCCTGAACCTCGCCGTTTCCACCCGCGGCCTGACGGTCACGCCGGACCTCCGGTTCGGCCCGGACGCCCGTCACCGGATGGACGTGTACGCTCCGCAGAACGCCCGGAACGCGCCGGTCGTGCTGTTCATTCACGGCGGGTCCTGGGAGGGCGGCAGCAAGGAGACGCACCGGTTCGTGGGGGAATCCCTGGCACGCGCCGGCTACGTCACGGCCGTGATGAACTACCGCCTGGCGCCCATGAACCGTTACCCGGCGTACGTGCAGGACGCCGCGCTGGCTCTGAAGGTCCTGCGGGAGAAGGCCGGCGTTCTGGGCGGCCATCCGGACAATCTGTTCGTGATGGGCCACTCGGCCGGGGCATTCAACGCCGTGGAAGCCGTGGATAACGTGCGGTGGCTGGCGGAGGTGGGCGTGCCGGTGAGGGCCGTGCGGGGCGTGATCGGCGTGGCCGGACCGTACTCATACGATTTCCGGCAGTTCTCCAGCGCGCGGGCCTTCCCGGAAGGCGCCACGCCGGATGAGGTGATGCCCGACCGGCACGTGCGTCCCGACGCGCCGCCCCACCTGCTGCTCGTTGCGGCGAACGACGAGACGGTGTATGAGCAGAACGGCGTGAACATGCGCGCCGCGTTGCAGCGGGCCGGGGTACCTGTGACGTACACCGTGCTGCCGCGCGTGAATCACATCACCGTGATTGCCGCCATGGCGCGCCCGCTGACTTTCCTCGGCGGGACCCGGCAGGCCGTGATTGATTTCATCGAAACGCGCCGCCTGCGGTGA